Proteins from a single region of Vairimorpha necatrix chromosome 6, complete sequence:
- a CDS encoding pol polyprotein, which translates to MHKTPIQILAVSVYIPCRGEANRQVAKQCLTAFLREKASRPTWTRVVIGGDFNMNEGELAVLLSQSKSGIEVLPNPLMKTRWSWTTNWSSIDHIAAKGFRERPFVWPIQHYDISDHFPVYVKIKFEKTFIPERKSIISRAKVKDVRPIFVADEKWNAVTEKTDSNLSTLAKAFIDSVWEVANGCNVTSKPHPKEWRVYISKETRTLIAKRRNVFKHRKDPDFDRTVYDKLMMRVQKSKKKDACEARTRKTHAIAKMVVENRYKDLFLEIRSSTGDGVSDKPVLDESTGSVIHDKKGKEELWARYFGDLASDKTGHSRDPNFWIDKFPIKHNVYPECNSPLYYEELWGALKSTPWGKAPGLDGIPADVLKVIAMEEEPVSAAAKALWKTVSSIWNKAEIPNEINVGEVVPIPKKTMSVVTMSDTRGIVLLPSLTKVIAKIAARRINCIAEEHGLLAKEQAGFRTLEECTAQVASLYEVVKRRSIRGQPTYLAFIDYAKAYDKVPHKALLRKLECIGIGGHLLDVIRSLYKDPRMCVRVGSSTSPIVNYHCGVRQGCPVSPILFDLFINDLLLGMEGVTIPGVDSTISGLLFADDAVILAESESALRRNLKILSSWSEKHEMSVNASKCGIMAISTTEQIEAGGPESILLNKKAKREPNEPESFEIMGNEVPIITEYVYLGIRFTPDLCLNSMMKHCESKGKKAFGAMYYLLSRKDMPVFVKTLALKVKLQAILTYGAEVWGMSTARCKGIQRIMNAACRIIVGGGKNASMDRIRSELGVKSVANIAAVKRARAVAKWPGCKTWISTLSNSHFRSREWTWVSGNIKWLKRYAGWEIGRALTTTIIDDVFASREVESRTKIGTWAAEYRLSTKPVWIKLGSLYPELQRGCLGIGRMRSGTFNFVRNLVNKRILGNQYRSFCPFCNNSDEETIEHLFFYCQRWEEYRGHYFPWWSTGASQYIKKINSMSMVLQALLRILLGEEAGSDELVCLYTNFGNSAIIEQSSTDSFVVPAARFLQRIIPLREGIIRRIISVDRRVSWSQSSMSTAELVAP; encoded by the coding sequence ATGCATAAGACACCTATCCAGATATTAGCAGTATCGGTCTACATCCCATGTAGAGGAGAAGCTAACAGGCAGGTGGCAAAGCAATGTTTGACTGCGTTCTTGCGAGAGAAAGCATCGAGACCCACGTGGACTCGCGTGGTAATTGGTGGTGATTTCAATATGAACGAAGGAGAACTTGCTGTCCTTCTAAGCCAGAGCAAATCTGGCATAGAAGTCTTACCCAACCCATTGATGAAGACAAGATGGAGCTGGACGACCAACTGGTCGTCAATAGACCATATTGCAGCGAAAGGGTTCAGAGAAAGGCCGTTTGTATGGCCCATACAACACTATGACATCTCTGATCACTTTCCAGTGTATGTGAAAATCAAGTTTGAGAAGACCTTTATACCTGAAAGGAAGTCTATCATCTCTCGTGCTAAAGTGAAGGATGTCCGCCCAATCTTTGTGGCGGATGAAAAGTGGAATGCTGTGACAGAGAAGACAGACTCAAATCTGTCAACTCTGGCTAAAGCTTTCATTGATAGTGTCTGGGAAGTGGCTAATGGTTGCAACGTGACCTCTAAGCCGCACCCAAAAGAATGGCGAGTATACATCTCAAAAGAAACTCGGACCCTAATTGCGAAGAGGCGCAATGTGTTTAAACACCGAAAGGATCCTGACTTCGACCGTACTGTGTACGATAAGCTCATGATGAGAGTACAAAAGTCCAAAAAGAAGGACGCATGTGAGGCTCGCACGCGAAAAACACATGCGATCGCTAAAATGGTAGTGGAGAACCGTTACAAAGATCTATTCTTAGAGATAAGATCTTCAACAGGTGACGGTGTCTCGGACAAACCAGTACTCGACGAATCTACTGGCAGTGTCATTCATGATAAGAAAGGAAAGGAAGAACTTTGGGCCAGATACTTTGGAGACCTTGCTTCAGATAAAACTGGACACTCAAGAGACCCGAATTTCTGGATCGACAAGTTTCCTATAAAGCACAATGTCTACCCTGAGTGCAACAGTCCCTTGTATTACGAGGAACTGTGGGGCGCATTAAAATCTACTCCATGGGGGAAAGCTCCAGGACTCGACGGCATTCCGGCCGATGTCTTAAAGGTAATAGCCATGGAGGAGGAACCTGTTTCCGCGGCGGCAAAAGCTCTCTGGAAAACGGTAAGTTCCATTTGGAACAAAGCCGAAATTCCGAATGAGATCAATGTTGGCGAGGTGGTACCAATTCCTAAGAAAACCATGTCCGTAGTGACTATGAGTGACACTAGGGGTATTGTTCTACTTCCCTCGCTGACCAAAGTTATCGCAAAGATTGCTGCTCGCAGGATTAACTGTATCGCTGAGGAGCACGGGCTCCTGGCTAAAGAACAAGCTGGGTTTAGAACGTTGGAGGAGTGTACGGCTCAAGTAGCATCCTTGTATGAGGTAGTGAAAAGGCGAAGTATTAGAGGACAACCGACTTACCTGGCTTTTATCGATTATGCAAAAGCATACGACAAGGTTCCTCATAAAGCGCTTTTAAGGAAACTGGAGTGTATAGGAATAGGAGGACATCTTCTTGATGTCATTAGGTCCCTATACAAAGACCCACGGATGTGTGTTAGAGTTGGCTCATCTACATCACCCATTGTCAATTACCATTGTGGTGTAAGACAGGGATGTCCCGTCTCACCCATCCTTTTCGACCTATTCATTAATGACCTACTTCTGGGCATGGAAGGAGTTACTATTCCTGGTGTTGATAGCACCATCAGCGGACTACTGTTTGCAGATGACGCGGTTATACTGGCAGAAAGTGAATCTGCGCTGCGGAGGAACTTAAAAATCCTGTCAAGCTGGAGTGAGAAACATGAGATGAGTGTAAACGCATCGAAATGCGGTATCATGGCGATAAGCACAACCGAGCAAATCGAAGCAGGTGGTCCCGAGTCAATTCTACTCAATAAGAAAGCCAAGAGGGAACCTAATGAACCGGAATCTTTCGAGATAATGGGGAATGAAGTTCCAATAATAACAGAGTATGTCTACCTAGGTATCCGATTTACACCAGACCTTTGCCTTAACTCTATGATGAAACATTGTGAATCTAAGGGGAAAAAAGCATTTGGAGCTATGTACTATCTTTTATCTAGGAAAGACATGCCCGTGTTCGTAAAGACACTAGCACTGAAAGTCAAGCTACAAGCTATTCTTACCTACGGAGCTGAAGTATGGGGAATGTCGACCGCCAGGTGTAAAGGAATTCAGAGAATAATGAATGCAGCATGCAGAATCATCGTTGGTGGGGGTAAAAATGCATCAATGGATAGAATTCGATCCGAGTTAGGAGTGAAATCTGTTGCGAATATTGCGGCTGTCAAGCGAGCTAGAGCTGTAGCGAAATGGCCGGGCTGTAAGACATGGATTTCTACCTTGTCAAACAGCCACTTTCGGTCGCGAGAGTGGACATGGGTAAGTGGTAACATCAAATGGCTTAAACGTTACGCTGGATGGGAAATTGGGCGGGCGCTGACAACTACCATAATCGATGATGTTTTCGCTTCGAGAGAAGTGGAATCAAGAACCAAGATTGGCACTTGGGCTGCAGAATATAGATTGTCAACTAAACCCGTCTGGATCAAGTTGGGTAGCTTGTATCCAGAACTCCAAAGGGGGTGCTTAGGAATTGGACGAATGCGAAGTGGAACCTTCAATTTCGTTAGAAACCTTGTCAATAAGCGCATCCTGGGGAACCAATACCGATCCTTCTGCCCATTTTGTAACAATTCGGATGAAGAGACGATAGAACACCTATTCTTTTACTGCCAGAGATGGGAAGAGTATCGGGGCCATTATTTTCCATGGTGGTCTACTGGGGCTAGTCagtacataaaaaaaataaatagcATGTCGATGGTGTTGCAAGCACTGTTGCGCATACTCCTGGGAGAGGAGGCTGGAAGTGATGAACTCGTATGTCTATATACGAATTTCGGAAACTCTGCGATTATCGAGCAATCTAGTACTGACTCTTTTGTAGTACCGGCTGCGAGATTTCTGCAGAGAATTATTCCTCTAAGGGAAGGTATTATCCGCAGGATAATATCTGTTGACCGAAGAGTCTCCTGGAGCCAAAGCTCAATGAGTACGGCGGAGCTTGTTGCACCATAG